A segment of the Alistipes communis genome:
TGCTCACGCTCACCGTAGGACTCTACTGCGGCGGCGTGGCGCTGCACCATCGCCTCCGCCTGGCGATCCTCCACCCGACGCTGCTGGCGTTCGTCGCGCTGATACTCTTTCTGAAAGTCTGCGGCATCGACTACGGCCACTATCGTCAGGCCACCGAAATTCTCGACTTCCTGCTGGGCATGTCGGTCGTCGCGCTGGGATACCTGATGTACGAACAGATCGACCGCCTGCGCGGGCAGGTGCTTCCCATTCTGACTTCGATCGGCGTCGGCTGTACGGTCGGGGTGCTGAGCGTCGTCTATATCGCCCGCGCATTGGGCGCCGACCGCACGATTCTGAACTCCATCGCCCCCAAATCGGTCACCGTGCCGATCGCCGTGGCCATCAGCGAACCGCTCGGCGGAGTAGTGAGCGTCACCTCGGTAGTGGTCTTCCTCGTGGGCATCTTCGGCAGTATCGTCGGCCCGCGCCTGCTGCGCAGATGCGGTATCCGCAACCCCCTGGCGCGCGGGCTGGCGCTCGGTTCGGCCGCCCACGGCATCGGCACGGCGCGCGCCATCGAACTAGGCGCCGTCGAAGGCGCGCTCAGCGGACTGGCGATGGCGCTGATGGGAATCGTCACGGCACTGCTGGTTCCGTTGTTCGAAAAATTCTGTTATTAATTTTTTTTAGTATCAATAAAGTACTACCTTTGTCGAAAATTCGTCATAGGTTAATCTCGTTACGGTATGTATTGGTTGTACAACCTCTTTTTCGGCGATACGCTGGCGCACACCATTTTCGTTCTGGCGCTGGTCATCACCGTCGGAATCCTGCTGGGGAAAATCAAGATCGGAGGCGTTTCGCTGGGGACGACGTGGATTCTCTTCGTCGGCATCGCAGCCAGCCATTTCGGCATGACGATCGACCCCGGCGTGCTGAGCTTCATCAAGGAGTTCGGCCTGATCCTGTTCGTCTTCTCGATCGGGTTGCAGGTCGGGCCCGGGTTTTTCTCGTCGTTCAAGAACGGCGGTATGCAGCTCGTCGGACTGGCGTCGCTCATCGTCGTACTGGGTGTCGCCACCGCCTATGCGCTGCATCTGGCCACCGATACGCCGATCCCCACCATGGTCGGCATCCTGTCGGGCGCCGTGACCAACACGCCGGGACTGGGCGCCGCACAACAGGCTTACAGCGACGCTTCGGGGATCAACGACCCTTCGATCG
Coding sequences within it:
- a CDS encoding LrgB family protein, producing MIRTFIDSDMFLLTLTVGLYCGGVALHHRLRLAILHPTLLAFVALILFLKVCGIDYGHYRQATEILDFLLGMSVVALGYLMYEQIDRLRGQVLPILTSIGVGCTVGVLSVVYIARALGADRTILNSIAPKSVTVPIAVAISEPLGGVVSVTSVVVFLVGIFGSIVGPRLLRRCGIRNPLARGLALGSAAHGIGTARAIELGAVEGALSGLAMALMGIVTALLVPLFEKFCY